From Rissa tridactyla isolate bRisTri1 chromosome 7, bRisTri1.patW.cur.20221130, whole genome shotgun sequence, a single genomic window includes:
- the WIPF1 gene encoding LOW QUALITY PROTEIN: WAS/WASL-interacting protein family member 1 (The sequence of the model RefSeq protein was modified relative to this genomic sequence to represent the inferred CDS: inserted 2 bases in 1 codon; deleted 2 bases in 2 codons): MPVPPPPAPPPPPTLALANTEKPSLSRSEQAGRNALLSDITKGKKLKKTVTNDRSAPILDKPKGPAGGGGGGFGGGGGGSSGGFGGGGGGGGSFGGGGPPGLGGLFQAGMPKLRSAASRDADAGGGGRPPALPPGGRSAAAKPFSPPSGPPRFPGPPSGPRTSAPEPQRSRMPPLRPDVGSKPEAVPPPVPSTPRPISSLHNRGSPPVPALSRQPSLGPSPPPFPGSRSAGSAGPLRQPGPGPATPFSGRPPLPPTPGRPADDKPPPPPPPAGHRPPAGREAALPPPPPQNSKPPVPSAPRPXASAPRRPPPPPPSRPGPPPVPPVPGGSDEMPRLPQRNISLGSSSAPGGAGGRSGPLPPPPSERPPPPVRDPPSRSGPLPPPPPISRNGSTSRALPATPQLPSRAGLENQRGGPRPPLPPDRPGSAAPPPPPPPPSSAVRNGFQDPGDDEWESRFSFHPISDLPPPEPYVPVNRSYPSKLARNESRGGSGRKERGAPPLPPIPR; encoded by the exons ATGCCCGTGcctccccctccagctcccccgccgcccccaacTCTGGCCTTG gcaAATACTGAAAAGCCGTCCCTAAGCAGGTCAGAACAAGCAGGGCGAAATGCTCTATTATCTGATattaccaaaggaaaaaagctaaagaaGACTGTTACTAATGACAGAAGTGCTCCAATTCTAGACA AACCCAAAGGACCTGCTGGAGGTGGCGGTGGTGGCTTCGGAGGAGGTGGCGGTGGAAGCAgcgggggttttggtggtggcggcggcggtggtggcagcTTTGGTGGCGGTGGaccacctggccttggaggccTTTTTCAAGCTGGAATGCCAAAGCTCAGATCTGCCGCAAGTCGAGATGCCG ATGCCGGGGGAGgaggccgcccgcccgccctgccGCCCGGAGGCCGCTCCGCTGCCGCCAAGCCCTTCTCGCCGCCGAGCGGCCCGCCGCGCTTCCCCGGGCCGCCCTCGGGGCCGCGGACCTCCGCTCCCGAGCCGCAGAGGAGCCGCATGCCGCCGCTGAGGCCCGACGTCGGCTCCAAGCCCGAGGCCGTGCCGCCGCCGGTGCCCAGCACCCCCCGGCCCATCTCCAGCCTGCACAACAGGGGCTCGCCCCCGGTGCCGGCCCTGAGCCggcagcccagcctggggccCTCGCCCCCGCCGTTCCCGGGCAGCCGGAGCGCGGGGTCGGCCGGGCCCCTCcggcagcccggccccggcccggcgacCCCCTTCTCCGgccggccgccgctgccgcccacCCCGGGCCGGCCGGCGGACGACaagccgccg cccccgccgccccccgccgggcaCAGGCCGCCGGCCGGCCGTGAGGCGGCtctgcccccgccgcctccgcagAACAGCAAGCCGCCGGTGCCCTCCGCCCCCAGGCC GGCCTCGgcgccccggcgccccccgccgcccccacccagcaggccggggccgccccccgtcCCGCCCGTCCCCGGCGGCAGCGACGAGATGCCGCGGCTGCCCCAGAGGAACATCTCGCTGGGCTCCTCCTCGGcgcccggcggcgcgggggggcgcTCCggacccctg ccccccccgcccagcgAGAGGCCCCCGCCGCCCGTCAGAGACCCCCCCAGCCGGTCAG GCCCcctcccaccacctcctcccatAAGCAGGAATGGAAGCACTTCAAGAGCTTTGCCTGCTACTCCCCAGCTGCCCtcccgggcagggctggagaaccagagagGTGGACCACGACCACCGCTTCCCCCCGACCGGCCAGGCTcagcagcgccgccgccgccgccaccaccgcctTCATCGGCTGTCAGAAACGGCTTCCAGGATCCAGGTGACG atGAATGggaaagcagattttcttttcatcctaTATCTGATTTGCCGCCTCCAGAGCCTTATGTACCCGTGAACAGAAGTTATCCCAGTAAACTAGCAAGAAATGAAAGTAGAG gTGGCTCTGGCCGAAAAGAAAGAGGTGCCCCCCCGCTTCCGCCGATACCAAGGTGA